The following coding sequences are from one Primulina eburnea isolate SZY01 chromosome 15, ASM2296580v1, whole genome shotgun sequence window:
- the LOC140814372 gene encoding serine carboxypeptidase 1-like, translating to MKGAFFVFLSFLYLSASSVQCSGGVQRNLVEAFINFQREKVSENYDVEDVSTEYSPIYVAPQEGLKDADRILAMPGQPAVNFSQYSGYVTVDPTAGRALFYWLTESEDSSTKPLVLWLNGGPGCSSIGAGAMTELGPFRVNPDGKTLWYNKNAWNNLANIIFLESPAGVGFSYSNTSSDYITGDKKTAADSYTFLINWLERFPEYKTRDFYITGESYAGHYVPQLADLILKNNKITNQTVINLKGIAIGNALIDFEDASKGQLDFLWTHALISDEIHQGIIENCNISYGANVTQVCQDYVYQAYDVAGNIYPYNIYAPLCSSSSKSTPVSGFDPCSDNYVSVYLNTPEVQKALHANVTGISGPWADCNYYVNSHWQGIPYTILPIIKELMANGLRVWIYSGDVDLVIPVTATRYSMPRLGSSVKTPWYPWYNQGEVGGYVVEYHNVTFVTIRGAGHFVPSYQPERALVLFSSFLQGKLPPNARIMKVEMKVLLYPHFYKGNIYPYNIYAPLCSSSSKSTPQVSGFDPCSDNYVSVYLNTPEVQKALHANVTGISGPWADCNYYVNSHWQGIPYTILPIIKELMANGLRVWIYSGDVDLVIPVTATRYSMPRLGSSVKTPWYPWYNQGEVGGYVVEYHNVTFVTIRGAGHFVPSYQPERALVLFSSFLQGKLPPSN from the exons ATGAAAGGGGCTTTCTTTGTTTTCCTATCTTTTCTGTATCTATCGGCTTCTTCCGTGCAATGCTCAGGCGGGGTACAACGAAACTTGGTTGAAGCGTTCATCAACTTTCAAAGGGAAAAAGTCTCCGAAAACTACGATGTTGAAGATGTTTCTACTGAATATTCACCTATATATGTGGCACCTCAGGAGGGACTAAAGGATGCAGATCGAATACTAGCAATGCCTGGTCAACCGGCAGTGAACTTTTCTCAGTATTCGGGTTATGTGACGGTCGATCCTACCGCAGGGCGAGCACTGTTTTATTGGTTAACAGAGTCTGAAGACTCTTCTACCAAGCCTTTAGTGTTGTGGCTAAATGGAG GGCCTGGATGCTCTTCTATAGGAGCCGGAGCAATGACAGAACTTGGACCATTCCGAGTAAATCCAGATGGGAAAACTTTATGGTATAACAAAAATGCTTGGAACAATT TGGCAAATATCATATTCTTGGAATCTCCCGCTGGAGTTGGATTCTCGTACTCGAATACATCATCTGATTATATAACAGGAGACAAAAAAACAGCAGCAGATTCTTACACGTTTTTAATCAACTGGTTAGAAAGGTTCCCTGAGTATAAAACCCGAGATTTCTACATAACCGGAGAAAGTTATGCCGGTCATTACGTGCCTCAGCTTGCTGATTTAATTCttaaaaacaacaaaatcacaaaCCAAACTGTCATAAACTTAAAAGGGATTGCG ATTGGGAATGCATTAATTGACTTTGAAGATGCATCAAAAGGCCAGTTAGATTTCCTGTGGACACACGCCCTCATATCCGATGAGATTCACCAGGGCATTATAGAAAACTGTAATATATCGTATGGCGCCAATGTCACACAAGTCTGTCAAGACTATGTGTATCAAGCTTATGATGTTGCAGGCAACATCTACCCTTATAACATTTACGCTCCGTTGTGCTCTTCATCTTCAAAATCTACCCCG GTatctggatttgatccatgctCAGATAACTACGTCTCTGTGTACTTGAATACTCCTGAAGTGCAGAAGGCTCTTCATGCCAATGTCACTGGAATTTCGGGACCCTGGGCTGACTGCAA CTACTACGTAAATTCTCACTGGCAGGGAATCCCTTACACAATATTGCCTATCATTAAGGAATTGATGGCTAATGGGCTCAGAGTTTGGATCTATAG CGGGGATGTAGACCTTGTGATACCAGTTACAGCCACTAGGTACTCCATGCCGAGGCTCGGGTCATCAGTCAAGACTCCTTGGTATCCATGGTACAACCAAGGCGAG GTGGGAGGTTATGTGGTAGAATACCATAATGTAACATTTGTGACAATTCGTGGAGCTGGACATTTTGTACCAAGTTACCAGCCCGAGCGTGCACTTGTCTTGTTTTCATCGTTTCTCCAAGGAAAGCTTCCTCCAA ATGCTCGCATAATGAAGGTTGAGATGAAAGTCCTGTTATATCCCCATTTTTATAAGGGCAACATCTACCCTTATAACATTTACGCTCCGTTGTGCTCTTCATCTTCAAAATCTACCCCG CAGGTatctggatttgatccatgctCAGATAACTACGTCTCTGTGTACTTGAATACTCCTGAAGTGCAGAAGGCTCTTCATGCCAATGTCACTGGAATTTCGGGACCCTGGGCTGACTGCAA CTACTACGTAAATTCTCACTGGCAGGGAATCCCTTACACAATATTGCCTATCATTAAGGAATTGATGGCTAATGGGCTCAGAGTTTGGATCTATAG CGGGGATGTAGACCTTGTGATACCAGTTACAGCCACTAGGTACTCCATGCCGAGGCTCGGGTCATCAGTCAAGACTCCTTGGTATCCATGGTACAACCAAGGCGAG GTGGGAGGTTATGTGGTAGAATACCATAATGTAACATTTGTGACAATTCGTGGAGCTGGACATTTTGTACCAAGTTACCAGCCCGAGCGTGCACTTGTCTTGTTTTCATCGTTTCTCCAAGGAAAGCTTCCTCCAAGTAATTGA
- the LOC140814224 gene encoding uncharacterized protein, whose protein sequence is MAMEMMKPPSNMDFKFDSASTSPYISAPSSPQRFGSFFYSAPASPRVYAAEEGGGDVSVPFDWEEKPGIRKSEEKHITTATSSNYGDADQDLEEIDFAFNFSRNLERLSLSADELFDGGKIKPLKLPPRFYYEQNHKPTLDSPKSPKKTFRQAFSPRHWKKDSDLDPFAAALEETRKQDFQESYTRGRERSNNSSQSVHKATRSLSPFRVSDLLFDTECNQEPNENPSAISGFSSFWHKKWKIKDLLLFRSASESHATDKEQMKKYSILRKTDSIDVKNSSFRSTDSSSGSVSRRRRSGPPISAHELHYTVNRAVSEDMKKRTFLPYKQGLLGCLRFQPSLFSSNSRNFKICTIFFQ, encoded by the coding sequence ATGGCGATGGAGATGATGAAACCACCTTCAAACATGGACTTCAAATTCGACAGCGCCTCCACTTCACCTTACATAAGTGCTCCTTCCAGCCCTCAGCGTTTCGGCTCTTTCTTCTACAGCGCTCCCGCCAGCCCACGGGTCTACGCCGCCGAGGAGGGCGGCGGTGATGTTTCCGTGCCTTTTGACTGGGAAGAGAAGCCCGGGATTCGTAAGAGTGAAGAAAAGCATATCACCACTGCTACTTCTTCAAACTACGGCGATGCTGATCAAGATTTGGAGGAGATAGATTTTGCGTTTAATTTCAGTAGGAATCTGGAGAGGCTTTCTCTATCGGCGGATGAGCTTTTTGATGGAGGAAAGATTAAGCCGTTGAAGCTACCTCCAAGATTTTATTACGAACAGAATCACAAGCCCACCCTGGATTCACCGAAATCGCCCAAGAAAACGTTCAGACAAGCATTCTCTCCACGCCACTGGAAGAAAGATTCAGACCTGGACCCGTTTGCAGCAGCTCTGGAAGAGACACGGAAGCAAGACTTCCAAGAAAGTTACACAAGAGGAAGGGAAAGATCCAACAATTCGTCACAATCCGTCCATAAAGCCACACGATCCTTGTCTCCTTTCAGAGTTTCTGATCTGTTGTTCGATACCGAATGCAATCAGGAACCAAATGAAAATCCCTCTGCAATATCGGGTTTCTCTTCATTCTGGCACAAGAAATGGAAGATCAAAGACCTGTTACTGTTCAGAAGCGCATCAGAAAGCCACGCAACTGATAAAGAACAGATGAAGAAGTATTCTATATTGAGGAAAACGGATTCAATCGACGTTAAGAACTCGAGTTTCAGGTCTACAGATAGCAGCAGCGGATCAGTTTCCCGCAGAAGAAGATCAGGCCCTCCCATCTCAGCCCACGAATTGCATTACACAGTAAATAGAGCAGTTTCAGAGGATATGAAGAAGAGAACTTTCTTGCCTTACAAACAAGGATTATTGGGTTGTTTAAGATTTCAACCATCTCTATTCTCATCCAATtcaagaaattttaaaatatgcaCAATTTTTTTCCAATAA